A window from Centropristis striata isolate RG_2023a ecotype Rhode Island chromosome 4, C.striata_1.0, whole genome shotgun sequence encodes these proteins:
- the hnrnpul1 gene encoding heterogeneous nuclear ribonucleoprotein U-like protein 1 isoform X1 — translation MSFDVKKLKVNELKEELQRRGLDTKGLKADLVERLRVALETEDQADVSEKAEPEDEYGQEDFQENEDNDDGEDPQEQQDAEIADDDGDGDGDVEGDGDGDAEAEAAGVGDGVGDVDDDEGDILQDEDEGRDSGGYYEDEEAEGEPYESQPASDSGHSMPDFTADVEIQKTEETPKEEAKPVPEPKENKPEIKEEVKQEDEPVPVEGTQQDSGDTEHQAAEAAAGQAEQVKAEADRAGHYGRKRPYEEGGRYNYYEHREEKRSRTPQPPAEDEEENIDDTLVTIDTYNCDLHFKVSRDRYSGYPLTIEGFAYLWAGARATHGVTHGRVCYEMKINEEIPVKHLPGSEPDPHVVRIGWSLNHCSTQLGEEPFSYGYGGTGKKSADCKFADFGERFGENDVIGCYIDFDTGAEVEMGYSKNGVPLGVAFRTTKEELAGRALFPHVLVKNCAVEFNFGQKQPYFPPPEGYTYIHDLSMESKIRGTKGPDSKSECEILMMVGLPACGKTTWAIKHAETNPEKKFNILGTNAIMDKMKVMGLRRQKNYSGRWDVLIQQATQCLNRLIEIAARKRRNYILDQTNVYGSARRRKMRPFEGFQRKAIVICPTDEDLKERTLKQTNEQGKDVPDHAVLEMKANFTLPEACDFLEAVTYAELQRDEAETLLKQYNEEGRKAGPPPDKRFDNRQGGFRGRGGGSFQRYDNRDGARGGYQSRSGDGGSGYRGDAVGERINVVAKTKSYNRGSYNQNRWGSSYRDGASDARSGYNRSQPSGGSYNRPAPYNKGAYNQGYSQSYNQGYSQGSYNQNYYGNYSQYPGYSQSYSQTPTTAQTYNHHQQQPQQQPQQQPQQQQQQQQQSYNQQYQQYAQQWQQYYQNQNQWNQYYSQYGGYPGQGSQGSSGSQ, via the exons ATGAGTTTCGACGTGAAGAAACTGAAAGTAAACGAGCTGaaagaggagctgcagcgcCGTGGCCTGGACACTAAAGGCCTGAAGGCGGACCTGGTGGAGCGGCTCCGAGTCGCTCTGGAGACCGAGGACCAGGCGGATGTCTCGGAGAAAGCGGAGCCGGAGGATGAATACGGCCAAGAGGACTTCCAGGAGAACGAGGACAATGACGATGGAGAGGATCCGCAGGAGCAACAAG ATGCAGAAATAGCTGATGACGATGgtgatggagatggagatgttGAAGGGGATGGAGATGGAGACGCTGAAGCTGAAGCTGCCGGAGTTGGTGATGGAGTTGGTGACGTTGATGACGATGAAGGTGATATCCTTCAAGATGAAGACGAGGGTCGTGATTCAGGCGGTTACTACGAGGACGAGGAGGCAGAAGGAGAGCCGTATGAGAGTCAGCCAGCGTCAGACTCCGGTCACAGCATGCCCGACTTCACAGCAGATGTCGAGATACAGAAAACTGAGGAGACGCCCAAAGAGGAGGCCAAGCCTGTTCCAGAGCCAAAGGAGAACAAACCAG aaATCAAAGAGGAGGTGAAACAGGAAGATGAACCTGTGCCCGTTGAAGGCACACAGCAGGATAGTGGAGACACAGAACATCAGGCAgctgaagctgctgcaggtcaggCTGAGCAGGTCAAAGCGGAGGCTGATCGGGCCGGACACTACGGCCGCAAGAGACCGTACGAGGAGGGCGGTCGCTACAACTACTACGAGCACCGCGAGGAGAAGAG ATCCCGCACACCACAACCCCCTGCTGAAGATGAGGAAGAGAACATAGACGACACTCTGGTCACAATTGACACAT ACAACTGTGACCTGCATTTCAAAGTTTCCAGAGATCGCTACAGCGGTTACCCACTGACCATTGAAGGCTTTGCTTACCTTTGGGCCGGAGCACGAGCTACACACGGCGTCACCCACGGCCGAGTGTGTTACGAGATGAAG ATCAATGAGGAGATTCCTGTAAAGCACCTGCCGGGCAGTGAGCCAGATCCCCATGTGGTCAGAATCGGATGGTCACTCAACCACTGCAGCACTCAGCTTG GTGAGGAGCCCTTTTCCTACGGATATGGAGGAACTGGGAAGAAATCGGCTGACTGCAAGTTTGCTGACTTTGGTGAGAGGTTTGGTGAAAACGACGTCATCGGCTGTTACATT GACTTTGACACTGGTGCAGAGGTGGAGATGGGTTATTCCAAGAACGGAGTACCGCTGGGCGTGGCTTTCCGGACCACCAAGGAGGAGCTGGCAGGCCGGGCCCTGTTCCCTCATGTCCTGGTGAAGAACTGTGCTGTGGAGTTCAACTTTGGACAGAAGCAGCCGTACTTCCCCCCACCAGAGGGATACACCTACATCCATGATCTCAGCATGGAGAGCAAGATCAGAGGCACCAAGGGACCGGATAGCAAGTCTGAATGCGAG ATCTTGATGATGGTTGGCCTGCCTGCCTGTGGAAAGACCACCTGGGCCATAAAGCATGCAGAGACGAACCCTGAGAAGAAGTTCAACATCCTGGGCACAAACGCCATCATGGACAAGATGAAG GTGATGGGTCTGCGTCGCCAGAAGAACTACTCGGGCCGCTGGGACGTTCTCATACAGCAGGCCACCCAGTGTCTGAACAGGCTGATTGAGATCGCTGCCCGCAAGAGACGCAACTACATCCTAGATCAG ACAAATGTATATGGATCAGCAAGGAGACGAAAAATGCGTCCTTTTGAAGGTTTTCAACGCAAGGCTATTGTAATTTGTCCCACGGACGAGGATTTAAAAGAACGAACATTAAAGCAAACCAATGAGCAGGGGAAGGATGTGCCCGATCATGCTGTTTTAGAAATGAAAG CCAACTTTACTCTCCCTGAGGCTTGCGACTTCCTGGAGGCGGTGACCTACGCTGAGCTGCAGCGCGATGAGGCCGAAACTCTGCTGAAGCAGTACAATGAGGAGGGCCGCAAGGCCGGGCCACCCCCCGATAAACGCTTTGACAACAGGCAGGGCGGGTTCCGCGGCCGTGGCGGCGGTAGCTTCCAGCGCTATGACAACCGCGACGGGGCCCGCGGCGGCTACCAGAGCCGCAGTGGAGACGGAGGCAGCGGATACAGAGGAG acgctgtaggagagaggattAACGTTGTGgcgaagacaaaaa GTTACAATCGTGGCAGCTACAACCAGAACCGTTGGGGCAGCAGCTACCGTGACGGAGCCTCTGATGCACGCAGCGGATACAACCGCAGCCAGCCGTCAGGAGGCAGCTACAACCGCCCGGCCCCTTACAACAAGGGAGCATACAACCAG GGCTACAGCCAGAGCTACAACCAAGGGTACAGCCAGGGCAGCTACAACCAGAACTACTACGGCAACTACAGCCAGTACCCCGGATACAGCCAGAGCTACAGCCAGACGCCCACCACGGCACAGACGTACAACCACCACCAGCAACAGCCgcagcagcagccacagcagcagccacagcagcagcagcaacaacaacaacagagctACAACCAGCAGTATCAGCAG TATGCTCAGCAGTGGCAGCAGTActaccagaaccagaaccagtgGAACCAGTATTACAGCCAGTACGGCGGCTACCCTGGACAGGGCAGCCAAGGCTCGTCTGGTTCCCAGTAG
- the hnrnpul1 gene encoding heterogeneous nuclear ribonucleoprotein U-like protein 1 isoform X2, protein MSFDVKKLKVNELKEELQRRGLDTKGLKADLVERLRVALETEDQADVSEKAEPEDEYGQEDFQENEDNDDGEDPQEQQDAEIADDDGDGDGDVEGDGDGDAEAEAAGVGDGVGDVDDDEGDILQDEDEGRDSGGYYEDEEAEGEPYESQPASDSGHSMPDFTADVEIQKTEETPKEEAKPVPEPKENKPEIKEEVKQEDEPVPVEGTQQDSGDTEHQAAEAAAGQAEQVKAEADRAGHYGRKRPYEEGGRYNYYEHREEKRSRTPQPPAEDEEENIDDTLVTIDTYNCDLHFKVSRDRYSGYPLTIEGFAYLWAGARATHGVTHGRVCYEMKINEEIPVKHLPGSEPDPHVVRIGWSLNHCSTQLGEEPFSYGYGGTGKKSADCKFADFGERFGENDVIGCYIDFDTGAEVEMGYSKNGVPLGVAFRTTKEELAGRALFPHVLVKNCAVEFNFGQKQPYFPPPEGYTYIHDLSMESKIRGTKGPDSKSECEILMMVGLPACGKTTWAIKHAETNPEKKFNILGTNAIMDKMKVMGLRRQKNYSGRWDVLIQQATQCLNRLIEIAARKRRNYILDQTNVYGSARRRKMRPFEGFQRKAIVICPTDEDLKERTLKQTNEQGKDVPDHAVLEMKANFTLPEACDFLEAVTYAELQRDEAETLLKQYNEEGRKAGPPPDKRFDNRQGGFRGRGGGSFQRYDNRDGARGGYQSRSGDGGSGYRGGYNRGSYNQNRWGSSYRDGASDARSGYNRSQPSGGSYNRPAPYNKGAYNQGYSQSYNQGYSQGSYNQNYYGNYSQYPGYSQSYSQTPTTAQTYNHHQQQPQQQPQQQPQQQQQQQQQSYNQQYQQYAQQWQQYYQNQNQWNQYYSQYGGYPGQGSQGSSGSQ, encoded by the exons ATGAGTTTCGACGTGAAGAAACTGAAAGTAAACGAGCTGaaagaggagctgcagcgcCGTGGCCTGGACACTAAAGGCCTGAAGGCGGACCTGGTGGAGCGGCTCCGAGTCGCTCTGGAGACCGAGGACCAGGCGGATGTCTCGGAGAAAGCGGAGCCGGAGGATGAATACGGCCAAGAGGACTTCCAGGAGAACGAGGACAATGACGATGGAGAGGATCCGCAGGAGCAACAAG ATGCAGAAATAGCTGATGACGATGgtgatggagatggagatgttGAAGGGGATGGAGATGGAGACGCTGAAGCTGAAGCTGCCGGAGTTGGTGATGGAGTTGGTGACGTTGATGACGATGAAGGTGATATCCTTCAAGATGAAGACGAGGGTCGTGATTCAGGCGGTTACTACGAGGACGAGGAGGCAGAAGGAGAGCCGTATGAGAGTCAGCCAGCGTCAGACTCCGGTCACAGCATGCCCGACTTCACAGCAGATGTCGAGATACAGAAAACTGAGGAGACGCCCAAAGAGGAGGCCAAGCCTGTTCCAGAGCCAAAGGAGAACAAACCAG aaATCAAAGAGGAGGTGAAACAGGAAGATGAACCTGTGCCCGTTGAAGGCACACAGCAGGATAGTGGAGACACAGAACATCAGGCAgctgaagctgctgcaggtcaggCTGAGCAGGTCAAAGCGGAGGCTGATCGGGCCGGACACTACGGCCGCAAGAGACCGTACGAGGAGGGCGGTCGCTACAACTACTACGAGCACCGCGAGGAGAAGAG ATCCCGCACACCACAACCCCCTGCTGAAGATGAGGAAGAGAACATAGACGACACTCTGGTCACAATTGACACAT ACAACTGTGACCTGCATTTCAAAGTTTCCAGAGATCGCTACAGCGGTTACCCACTGACCATTGAAGGCTTTGCTTACCTTTGGGCCGGAGCACGAGCTACACACGGCGTCACCCACGGCCGAGTGTGTTACGAGATGAAG ATCAATGAGGAGATTCCTGTAAAGCACCTGCCGGGCAGTGAGCCAGATCCCCATGTGGTCAGAATCGGATGGTCACTCAACCACTGCAGCACTCAGCTTG GTGAGGAGCCCTTTTCCTACGGATATGGAGGAACTGGGAAGAAATCGGCTGACTGCAAGTTTGCTGACTTTGGTGAGAGGTTTGGTGAAAACGACGTCATCGGCTGTTACATT GACTTTGACACTGGTGCAGAGGTGGAGATGGGTTATTCCAAGAACGGAGTACCGCTGGGCGTGGCTTTCCGGACCACCAAGGAGGAGCTGGCAGGCCGGGCCCTGTTCCCTCATGTCCTGGTGAAGAACTGTGCTGTGGAGTTCAACTTTGGACAGAAGCAGCCGTACTTCCCCCCACCAGAGGGATACACCTACATCCATGATCTCAGCATGGAGAGCAAGATCAGAGGCACCAAGGGACCGGATAGCAAGTCTGAATGCGAG ATCTTGATGATGGTTGGCCTGCCTGCCTGTGGAAAGACCACCTGGGCCATAAAGCATGCAGAGACGAACCCTGAGAAGAAGTTCAACATCCTGGGCACAAACGCCATCATGGACAAGATGAAG GTGATGGGTCTGCGTCGCCAGAAGAACTACTCGGGCCGCTGGGACGTTCTCATACAGCAGGCCACCCAGTGTCTGAACAGGCTGATTGAGATCGCTGCCCGCAAGAGACGCAACTACATCCTAGATCAG ACAAATGTATATGGATCAGCAAGGAGACGAAAAATGCGTCCTTTTGAAGGTTTTCAACGCAAGGCTATTGTAATTTGTCCCACGGACGAGGATTTAAAAGAACGAACATTAAAGCAAACCAATGAGCAGGGGAAGGATGTGCCCGATCATGCTGTTTTAGAAATGAAAG CCAACTTTACTCTCCCTGAGGCTTGCGACTTCCTGGAGGCGGTGACCTACGCTGAGCTGCAGCGCGATGAGGCCGAAACTCTGCTGAAGCAGTACAATGAGGAGGGCCGCAAGGCCGGGCCACCCCCCGATAAACGCTTTGACAACAGGCAGGGCGGGTTCCGCGGCCGTGGCGGCGGTAGCTTCCAGCGCTATGACAACCGCGACGGGGCCCGCGGCGGCTACCAGAGCCGCAGTGGAGACGGAGGCAGCGGATACAGAGGAG GTTACAATCGTGGCAGCTACAACCAGAACCGTTGGGGCAGCAGCTACCGTGACGGAGCCTCTGATGCACGCAGCGGATACAACCGCAGCCAGCCGTCAGGAGGCAGCTACAACCGCCCGGCCCCTTACAACAAGGGAGCATACAACCAG GGCTACAGCCAGAGCTACAACCAAGGGTACAGCCAGGGCAGCTACAACCAGAACTACTACGGCAACTACAGCCAGTACCCCGGATACAGCCAGAGCTACAGCCAGACGCCCACCACGGCACAGACGTACAACCACCACCAGCAACAGCCgcagcagcagccacagcagcagccacagcagcagcagcaacaacaacaacagagctACAACCAGCAGTATCAGCAG TATGCTCAGCAGTGGCAGCAGTActaccagaaccagaaccagtgGAACCAGTATTACAGCCAGTACGGCGGCTACCCTGGACAGGGCAGCCAAGGCTCGTCTGGTTCCCAGTAG